In one Nitrospirota bacterium genomic region, the following are encoded:
- a CDS encoding MerR family transcriptional regulator, producing the protein MKEKKKTRKDMTEEEKMAMPLYPIGIVAELIGTTDQTLRLYEKHGLIKPSRRNKNRYYSENDIKWLKCLRDLIHIKKISIEGIKKLLEYAPCWQITDCPEKTRDFCSAYIDKSKPCWELNRMICNSEPGRICEDCIVYISQVVGKLSEPEPD; encoded by the coding sequence ATGAAAGAAAAGAAAAAGACAAGAAAGGATATGACGGAAGAGGAAAAGATGGCGATGCCTCTTTATCCCATAGGGATCGTGGCTGAATTAATCGGCACCACGGACCAGACCCTGCGGCTTTATGAAAAGCACGGTCTGATAAAACCTTCACGGAGAAACAAGAACAGATACTATTCTGAAAACGATATCAAATGGCTGAAATGCCTGAGGGATCTCATCCATATAAAGAAGATAAGTATTGAGGGGATCAAGAAGCTCCTCGAGTATGCCCCGTGCTGGCAGATAACCGACTGTCCGGAAAAGACAAGAGACTTCTGTTCCGCCTATATCGACAAGAGCAAACCCTGCTGGGAGCTCAACCGCATGATATGTAACAGTGAACCCGGCAGGATATGTGAAGACTGCATTGTCTATATCTCACAGGTGGTCGGGAAACTATCGGAACCAGAGCCTGATTAG
- the hisZ gene encoding ATP phosphoribosyltransferase regulatory subunit, which produces MSPRGCINLLPGYAERKRALESQCLDTMRRWGYREVITPIFEYLDVISRGAGEDLIESGYKLTDRQSGRVMILRPDVTPQIARIAGTALRDIRPLRLSYCLNVFRYEKVHGGRQRESFQLGAELVGIKEPEGDAEIISLFTEVLRSAHLKDYRISMGQRDFLRGFWEQERLIPHIGRLKSIFVRKDTSGLYGLHKAGILTEQELRLYEEIMYLYGDEDILGKAESLVNNPVSEAALKNLQEVYGFMKTHGVHRKVIFDLSEARGFDYHTGVFFEAFIPEGGLLIGCGGRYDSLVGSFGDESPATGFSIDLGNILNVSKKAAPERISILIVDLTAGKTMALRLAKELREKGFDAVRDIIKRPFESSLEYAKLNEIKYVIKIEGAGKGGKLVSLICPGKGSEDSGQLDEVRTIMSKFSK; this is translated from the coding sequence ATGAGCCCCAGAGGATGTATAAACCTTTTGCCCGGTTATGCTGAAAGAAAACGGGCACTTGAGTCCCAATGCCTTGATACCATGAGAAGGTGGGGCTACAGGGAGGTAATAACTCCGATATTTGAGTATCTTGACGTAATATCCCGTGGTGCCGGAGAGGACCTTATAGAGAGCGGCTACAAGCTGACCGACCGCCAGAGTGGCAGGGTCATGATCCTGCGACCTGATGTTACACCACAGATTGCAAGGATTGCAGGCACGGCGCTTCGCGATATACGCCCTTTGCGCCTTTCTTATTGCCTGAATGTCTTCAGGTATGAAAAAGTGCATGGGGGCAGGCAGAGAGAGAGCTTTCAGTTAGGTGCAGAGCTTGTAGGCATAAAGGAGCCGGAGGGAGATGCCGAGATAATCTCCCTTTTTACGGAGGTGCTAAGGTCAGCCCACCTGAAGGATTACAGGATATCCATGGGGCAGAGAGATTTTTTGAGGGGGTTTTGGGAGCAGGAAAGACTCATTCCCCATATCGGGAGACTGAAGTCCATTTTTGTCCGTAAGGATACCTCCGGGCTTTATGGTCTTCACAAGGCCGGCATACTTACGGAGCAGGAGCTGAGACTGTATGAAGAGATAATGTATCTATACGGAGATGAAGATATTCTCGGGAAGGCGGAAAGCCTTGTCAACAATCCTGTTTCAGAGGCTGCCCTGAAAAATCTTCAGGAGGTATACGGATTTATGAAGACCCATGGTGTTCACAGGAAGGTCATATTTGACCTCTCGGAGGCCAGGGGGTTTGATTATCATACAGGGGTTTTCTTTGAGGCGTTTATTCCGGAAGGGGGCCTTTTAATCGGGTGTGGCGGGAGGTATGACTCCCTCGTCGGCTCCTTTGGCGATGAATCCCCAGCTACAGGGTTTTCCATTGATCTGGGGAATATACTGAATGTCTCAAAAAAGGCGGCACCTGAAAGGATCTCGATACTTATCGTTGATCTTACCGCTGGCAAGACCATGGCGCTGAGGCTCGCAAAGGAGTTGAGGGAAAAGGGTTTTGATGCGGTCAGGGATATTATAAAGAGGCCTTTTGAAAGCTCCCTTGAGTACGCAAAACTCAATGAAATCAAGTATGTAATAAAGATCGAAGGAGCAGGGAAGGGGGGAAAACTGGTATCATTAATATGCCCGGGCAAGGGCAGTGAGGATTCAGGCCAGCTTGATGAGGTCAGGACAATCATGAGCAAGTTCAGTAAATGA
- a CDS encoding adenylosuccinate synthase, with protein sequence MSRAVVILGAQWGDEGKGKIVDSLTDKADVVARFQGGHNAGHTVVINDEKFVLHLIPSGILHSGKLCLIGNGVVINPEALIEEMEGLERRGVKLNGSLRISRSAHLIMPYHIAIEREKEALKGNRKIGTTGRGIGPAYMDKMARTGIRVADLYYPDVFRDKLQANLKDLNYILGNLYRTETFDVEDIYSEYMGYAEKLRDYIDDTDILVNRALDEGGKVLFEGAQGTLLDIDHGTYPYVTSSSATAGGACTGLGVGPTRIDAVLGVAKAYTTRVGGGPFTTEIHDAIGEKIRERGGEFGATTGRPRRCGWLDMVVLRHAVRVNGLAGLVLTKLDILDGFDTIKVCFGYRYKGKTLEEFPSELPVLEECEPVYREFKGWHESTLGVTEFAGLPENARSYIKMIEETLGINIDIISTGQKRKDIIKLKEHFK encoded by the coding sequence ATGTCCAGAGCAGTTGTTATACTCGGAGCCCAGTGGGGTGACGAAGGAAAAGGAAAGATCGTCGATTCATTAACGGATAAGGCCGATGTGGTTGCACGGTTTCAGGGCGGGCATAATGCCGGCCATACAGTGGTTATTAATGATGAGAAATTTGTTCTCCATCTTATCCCTTCAGGGATTCTGCACAGCGGAAAGCTCTGCCTGATAGGAAACGGAGTGGTTATAAACCCCGAGGCCTTGATAGAGGAGATGGAAGGGCTGGAGAGGCGGGGTGTGAAGTTGAACGGCAGCCTAAGGATAAGCAGGAGTGCACACCTCATAATGCCTTACCATATTGCCATAGAGAGAGAAAAAGAGGCACTCAAGGGTAACAGGAAGATAGGCACCACAGGCAGGGGTATAGGCCCTGCCTACATGGACAAGATGGCAAGAACCGGCATAAGGGTTGCTGACCTCTATTATCCGGATGTCTTCAGAGACAAGCTGCAGGCAAACCTCAAGGACCTCAACTACATCCTCGGAAATCTTTACAGGACAGAGACCTTTGATGTTGAGGATATCTATTCCGAGTACATGGGCTATGCCGAAAAACTCAGGGACTACATTGATGATACGGATATCCTTGTCAACAGGGCGCTTGATGAAGGGGGGAAAGTCCTCTTTGAAGGTGCTCAGGGGACACTGCTTGATATAGATCACGGCACATATCCATATGTGACCTCCTCCTCAGCAACAGCAGGAGGCGCATGCACAGGACTTGGTGTGGGTCCAACACGCATAGATGCCGTGCTCGGCGTGGCAAAGGCATATACAACAAGGGTGGGAGGAGGACCTTTCACCACGGAAATACATGATGCCATTGGTGAAAAGATAAGAGAGAGGGGAGGCGAGTTCGGGGCTACCACCGGAAGGCCAAGAAGGTGTGGATGGCTGGACATGGTGGTGCTGAGACATGCTGTGAGGGTTAATGGACTCGCAGGACTTGTACTTACAAAACTCGATATTCTCGACGGCTTTGATACGATCAAGGTATGTTTTGGTTATCGCTACAAGGGAAAAACCCTTGAAGAGTTTCCCAGCGAACTGCCGGTGCTCGAGGAGTGCGAACCCGTCTACCGGGAATTTAAAGGATGGCATGAATCGACTCTCGGTGTCACGGAATTTGCCGGGTTACCGGAAAATGCCCGGTCCTATATAAAGATGATAGAGGAAACCCTTGGCATAAACATTGATATAATCTCTACAGGTCAGAAGAGAAAGGATATTATTAAACTTAAAGAACACTTCAAATAA
- a CDS encoding PBP1A family penicillin-binding protein, with product MKIRTIIKISSLLLILSGVAFYFFILKDLPSVEQLKSYKPAAVTKVYASDNVLIGEFKMERGRYVGISEIPQYLVYAVLATEDSRFFEHKGLDYFALMRALGKDIVHWRFKEGGSTITQQLAKILYLSHEKTLRRKFREAILAMRIERELSKEEILELYLNRTYFGEGAYGVEMASRVYFGKSVREIDLTEAAMLAGLLKSPGYYSPYKNIRRAEDRMKLVLMRMEKEGFLRPSERRRAAKKGLRLLNASAKKEGYGYFLSYVRNYLEEEYGTEMVYKGGLRVYTTLRRWAQIQARRALREGLEAVDKQRGWRGVTGHIDGVDVQKELGSIARADVLSSLKGELLRATVLRVYRDKAILKVNGAYGILKLRDALWARRVFKPKQKTPLYQETFNLEKLLSTGDVILVKLIKIEDGVAYVSLEQEPLVQGALIAVQPRTGYIEAMAGGYDFRKSQFNRVLSARRQAGSAFKPVVYALALEKGLTPATIIKDEQISYPTGDGGQWEPVNYDRKYSGPVRLREALVNSLNVATVRLAESLGVEDLVSFAKACGFEGNIPYDLSLALGSLTVSPLRLTMCYTVFANEGVRMNPVAIKQVVSSDGRILEFNIPEGSKVTSPEVAYLVTSMLEDVIQRGTGRRAAGLKVPSAGKTGTTDNFIDAWFVGYTPGLLAGIWVGYDNPASLGNGMSGGRVAAPIWLNFMRAVTKGDTGDFIKPDNVVKYYIDKETGLQVLNNSANSVEEYFIDGTEPEWKYMNRLRKLLKSLFGGRGND from the coding sequence GTGAAAATCAGGACAATCATTAAAATCTCATCCCTTCTGCTCATATTGTCGGGTGTGGCTTTCTATTTCTTTATCCTGAAGGACCTCCCGTCAGTGGAGCAGTTGAAATCATACAAACCGGCGGCTGTGACAAAGGTTTATGCCAGTGACAATGTGCTTATTGGTGAGTTCAAGATGGAACGGGGCAGGTATGTGGGTATCAGTGAAATCCCTCAGTATCTGGTCTACGCAGTGCTTGCAACTGAGGATTCGAGGTTTTTTGAGCACAAGGGGCTTGATTACTTTGCACTTATGCGCGCCCTGGGAAAGGATATTGTTCACTGGAGGTTCAAGGAGGGGGGCAGTACAATTACGCAGCAGCTTGCCAAGATTCTCTATCTTTCCCATGAAAAGACGCTGAGACGCAAGTTCCGGGAGGCGATACTTGCAATGAGGATAGAGAGGGAACTCTCAAAAGAGGAGATACTGGAGCTCTATCTGAACAGGACTTATTTTGGTGAGGGGGCTTACGGTGTTGAGATGGCTTCAAGGGTCTATTTTGGCAAGTCGGTCAGGGAGATAGACCTTACAGAGGCTGCAATGCTTGCCGGGCTTCTTAAATCCCCCGGATACTACTCCCCATACAAAAACATTAGAAGGGCTGAAGACCGGATGAAGCTCGTATTAATGCGGATGGAAAAAGAGGGGTTTTTGAGGCCATCCGAGAGGCGCAGGGCTGCAAAAAAGGGTTTGAGGCTCTTGAATGCTAGTGCTAAAAAAGAGGGTTACGGGTATTTTTTAAGCTATGTGCGTAATTACCTTGAAGAGGAGTATGGCACTGAGATGGTTTATAAGGGTGGCCTCCGCGTATACACCACGTTAAGAAGATGGGCCCAGATTCAGGCCAGGAGGGCACTGAGGGAAGGGCTTGAGGCCGTGGACAAGCAGAGGGGCTGGAGGGGAGTGACAGGACATATCGATGGAGTGGATGTGCAGAAGGAACTCGGCTCTATTGCCAGGGCGGACGTGCTCTCCTCCCTGAAAGGGGAGCTGTTGAGGGCAACTGTGCTCAGAGTATACAGAGACAAGGCCATTCTGAAGGTCAACGGTGCCTATGGTATTCTGAAGCTAAGGGATGCCCTGTGGGCAAGAAGGGTTTTTAAGCCAAAACAGAAGACCCCTCTCTATCAGGAGACCTTCAACCTTGAAAAACTGCTCTCTACCGGGGATGTAATCCTTGTGAAACTGATAAAGATAGAGGATGGTGTTGCTTATGTATCGCTGGAGCAGGAGCCCCTTGTTCAGGGGGCCCTGATTGCAGTGCAACCCAGAACCGGATATATAGAGGCGATGGCAGGCGGGTACGATTTCAGAAAAAGTCAGTTCAACCGTGTCCTGAGTGCAAGACGGCAGGCTGGTTCAGCATTCAAACCCGTTGTTTATGCCCTTGCCCTGGAAAAGGGCCTGACCCCGGCAACCATAATAAAGGATGAACAAATAAGTTATCCCACAGGAGATGGCGGGCAGTGGGAGCCTGTTAATTATGACAGGAAATATTCCGGCCCTGTAAGGTTGCGGGAGGCATTGGTAAATTCTCTCAATGTGGCCACTGTAAGGCTTGCAGAATCTCTTGGAGTGGAAGACCTCGTCTCTTTTGCCAAGGCCTGCGGGTTTGAAGGAAACATTCCGTATGACCTCAGCCTTGCACTTGGCTCCCTGACGGTTTCTCCCCTGAGGCTCACGATGTGCTATACTGTCTTTGCAAATGAAGGGGTCAGAATGAACCCTGTAGCCATAAAACAGGTGGTCTCTTCTGATGGACGCATTCTTGAGTTTAATATTCCCGAGGGTTCTAAGGTAACTTCACCTGAGGTGGCTTACCTTGTAACCAGTATGCTGGAAGATGTAATACAGAGAGGTACGGGCAGAAGGGCTGCAGGACTCAAGGTGCCGTCTGCCGGAAAGACCGGGACGACAGACAACTTCATTGATGCCTGGTTTGTTGGCTATACCCCCGGGCTGCTTGCCGGAATATGGGTTGGCTATGATAACCCTGCATCCCTGGGCAATGGCATGAGTGGTGGAAGGGTGGCTGCCCCCATCTGGCTGAATTTCATGAGGGCCGTTACAAAAGGTGACACAGGGGATTTCATTAAACCTGATAATGTTGTAAAATATTACATAGATAAAGAGACAGGCTTGCAGGTCCTTAATAATTCAGCCAACTCCGTAGAGGAGTATTTTATAGACGGGACAGAGCCTGAGTGGAAGTACATGAACAGATTGAGGAAGTTGTTAAAGAGTTTGTTTGGCGGAAGAGGTAATGACTAA
- a CDS encoding PilZ domain-containing protein encodes MSRRRHKRYTKRIETEFSSGDMHFRGISSDLSEKGLFIRTQHGFVPGTTVNIKLRLPDGSAPHLRGLVKRTVKTHLQFVKNGMGIEILESDSTYIRFVREELIGIPDNTSKPSDVVEVKTNSRSEAEEDQEEAFILQACPACGIKNRVKVAALSMKPRCGKCGSSLT; translated from the coding sequence ATGTCGAGAAGGAGACATAAACGATATACAAAACGAATAGAGACCGAGTTTAGTTCCGGAGACATGCACTTCCGGGGCATATCCTCCGATCTTTCAGAAAAGGGACTCTTTATCAGGACACAGCATGGTTTTGTCCCCGGGACTACGGTTAATATAAAACTGAGGCTTCCTGATGGCTCAGCTCCACATTTGAGGGGGTTGGTGAAACGGACGGTAAAGACCCATTTACAGTTTGTAAAAAACGGTATGGGGATAGAGATTCTTGAAAGCGACAGTACTTATATAAGGTTCGTCAGGGAAGAACTCATCGGCATACCTGACAATACATCAAAGCCATCAGATGTCGTGGAGGTCAAAACCAATTCCCGGTCTGAGGCGGAGGAGGATCAGGAAGAGGCATTTATACTCCAGGCATGTCCTGCCTGCGGGATAAAGAACAGGGTCAAGGTTGCAGCACTCTCCATGAAACCAAGATGCGGAAAATGTGGAAGCTCTTTAACCTGA
- the serA gene encoding phosphoglycerate dehydrogenase, whose product MKVLVSDNISPKGVELMKKAGIHVDVKTGMTPEELKACIAEYHGLVIRSATTVTAEIIEAATSLKVIGRAGSGLDNVDKDSATKRGIVVMNTPGGNTITTAEHAIALMFALARNIPQATYSMKEGKWEKKKFMGVELFNKTLGILGLGNIGSQVARRAHAFEMNVIGYDPFLSDEKAGELGVEKVSISELFKRSDFITIHTPLTAETRNLVNRETIETMKDGVYIINCARGGIVNEKDLGDAIRSGKLGGAALDVFEKEPPEDLSLIKLDRVICTPHLAASTREAQENVAIAIAEQVVDYLLNGTIRNAVNFPSIPADQLPRLRPYITLAEALGSFAAQVYEGGITEVTVEFRGEAGEIDTKPVTIAALKGLLTPILTETVNFVNAPLIARERGIEVKEMRSPDSGNFHNMLVIKVKANGKENSVYGTLYGKKEPRIIRVDSFPVEIIPEGIMLYIHNKDRPGVIGNIGALLGKNNINIARMHFGRESAAGMAISVVSVDAEVSAGLLDEIRELPNIISVRLIRL is encoded by the coding sequence ATGAAGGTTCTTGTAAGTGACAATATCTCTCCAAAGGGTGTTGAACTGATGAAGAAGGCCGGCATTCACGTGGATGTCAAAACCGGAATGACCCCTGAGGAACTGAAGGCCTGTATTGCAGAATATCACGGCCTGGTCATAAGGAGTGCCACAACCGTGACCGCAGAGATTATTGAAGCAGCCACCAGCCTGAAGGTAATCGGCAGGGCCGGCTCAGGTCTTGATAATGTTGATAAAGACAGTGCCACGAAAAGGGGCATTGTTGTGATGAATACCCCTGGTGGAAATACCATTACAACAGCAGAGCATGCGATTGCACTGATGTTCGCACTTGCAAGGAATATCCCGCAGGCCACCTATTCGATGAAAGAGGGAAAGTGGGAGAAGAAGAAGTTTATGGGAGTTGAACTCTTTAACAAGACCCTCGGAATTCTCGGACTCGGAAATATAGGTTCACAGGTAGCCCGGCGTGCCCATGCATTTGAGATGAATGTGATTGGTTATGACCCCTTTCTGAGTGACGAAAAGGCGGGGGAGCTCGGGGTGGAAAAGGTGAGCATAAGCGAACTTTTTAAACGCTCTGATTTCATAACGATCCATACGCCCCTTACGGCCGAGACCAGAAACCTTGTTAACCGTGAGACCATAGAGACCATGAAGGATGGCGTATATATCATTAACTGCGCCAGGGGCGGGATTGTAAATGAAAAGGACCTTGGTGATGCAATTCGGTCAGGAAAGCTTGGTGGCGCTGCGCTGGATGTATTTGAGAAGGAGCCGCCTGAGGACCTCAGCCTGATAAAGCTCGACCGTGTTATCTGCACCCCCCATCTCGCTGCATCCACGAGGGAGGCCCAGGAGAATGTGGCCATCGCCATAGCAGAGCAGGTGGTCGATTACCTGCTGAACGGCACCATACGTAATGCCGTAAATTTCCCCTCCATTCCTGCTGATCAGTTGCCACGGCTCAGGCCTTATATCACATTGGCAGAGGCACTGGGCAGCTTTGCGGCTCAGGTATATGAGGGAGGGATAACAGAGGTAACAGTAGAGTTCAGGGGAGAGGCCGGGGAAATAGATACGAAACCCGTCACCATTGCCGCACTCAAGGGTCTGCTTACACCCATACTGACCGAGACCGTGAATTTTGTTAATGCCCCGCTGATAGCCAGAGAGCGCGGCATAGAGGTAAAGGAGATGAGGAGTCCGGATTCCGGTAATTTTCATAATATGCTCGTCATCAAGGTAAAGGCCAACGGGAAAGAGAATTCGGTCTATGGCACCCTGTACGGAAAGAAAGAGCCCCGGATCATACGTGTTGACAGTTTTCCTGTTGAGATTATCCCCGAGGGTATCATGCTCTATATTCACAACAAGGACCGTCCGGGGGTAATCGGCAATATCGGGGCACTGCTTGGCAAAAATAATATAAACATTGCAAGAATGCATTTTGGACGTGAATCTGCGGCCGGGATGGCCATATCCGTTGTCAGCGTGGACGCTGAAGTGAGTGCCGGTCTGCTTGATGAGATAAGAGAACTCCCAAATATCATTTCCGTCAGGCTCATCAGATTGTAA
- a CDS encoding methyltransferase domain-containing protein has product MAKSNGLNPYPKIVAELGPGDSLGIGLAALISGCDKYFAFDIVEYANTERNLKIFDGLVTLFKNRAAIPGEDEFPKLKPYLDGYDFPSDILDENRLQHALEKSRIEKIRDAISHPQLNESLIQYKVPWYDASILEKESIDMIYSQAVLEHVDDLRNTYKSMRLWLKPTGYISNQIDFKCHGTAGEWNGHWVYSDFTWKLLRGKRPYLLNREPHSTHVAIMKEEGFRVVCDKKIKSKSRFTIDDLASRFKSISDDDLTTSGAFIQAVKINKPGNGRQEEFVYGKIKQNPG; this is encoded by the coding sequence ATGGCAAAAAGCAATGGGCTCAATCCATATCCTAAAATAGTGGCAGAATTAGGTCCGGGTGATTCTTTAGGTATCGGGTTAGCCGCCTTAATCTCTGGATGTGACAAATACTTTGCTTTTGATATCGTTGAATACGCAAACACCGAAAGAAATCTGAAGATATTTGACGGACTTGTAACACTTTTTAAAAATAGAGCAGCTATTCCCGGAGAGGATGAGTTTCCAAAACTTAAGCCATATTTAGATGGATATGATTTTCCTTCTGATATATTGGATGAAAACAGATTACAGCATGCATTGGAAAAATCACGAATAGAGAAAATCAGGGATGCAATCAGCCATCCTCAACTTAATGAATCGTTGATACAATATAAAGTTCCCTGGTATGATGCGAGTATTCTTGAAAAAGAATCTATAGATATGATTTATTCTCAAGCAGTTCTTGAGCATGTTGATGATTTGCGGAATACATACAAATCCATGCGCTTATGGCTGAAGCCAACTGGTTACATATCAAATCAGATTGATTTTAAGTGCCACGGAACCGCTGGTGAATGGAATGGTCACTGGGTGTATTCGGATTTCACGTGGAAACTACTAAGAGGAAAAAGGCCATACCTGCTTAACAGAGAACCGCATTCAACACATGTTGCGATCATGAAAGAAGAAGGCTTCAGGGTTGTATGTGATAAAAAAATCAAATCTAAATCACGTTTCACTATAGATGACCTTGCTTCAAGATTTAAATCTATTTCCGATGATGACTTAACCACAAGTGGTGCATTTATTCAAGCAGTAAAGATAAATAAGCCCGGGAACGGAAGACAGGAGGAATTTGTTTATGGAAAAATTAAGCAGAACCCAGGTTGA
- the serC gene encoding 3-phosphoserine/phosphohydroxythreonine transaminase → MSRVFNFSAGPAMLPVDVLEQASAEMVDWHGTGMSVMEMSHRGKEFTSIAEKAEADLREILSIPDNYKSLFLQGGASSQFAMVPMNLLRGRDTADYINTGSWSKKAITEAGRFCNVNIAATAEASNFTTIPPRQQWSLNPDAAYVHYTPNETIGGVEFHGIPDVGNVPLVADMSSTILSRPVDVSRFGVIYAGAQKNIGPAGLTIVIVRDDLLGETIPGTPTMFNYETHAKAGSMYNTPPTYSWYIAGLVFEWIKKKGGIKAIAEINKRKSDKLYAFIDNSGFYSNPVAPDYRSWMNIPFVLAKPELDGKFLELARDAGLVNLKGHRSVGGMRASIYNAMPEEGVDALIAFMADFEKKYA, encoded by the coding sequence ATGTCACGAGTATTTAACTTCAGTGCCGGACCGGCCATGCTGCCTGTAGATGTTCTGGAACAGGCTTCAGCTGAGATGGTGGACTGGCACGGCACCGGCATGTCAGTAATGGAGATGAGTCATCGCGGCAAGGAATTTACCTCCATTGCAGAGAAGGCCGAGGCCGACCTGAGAGAGATCCTGTCCATTCCTGATAACTATAAGAGCCTTTTTCTCCAGGGCGGTGCTTCCAGTCAGTTTGCCATGGTTCCCATGAACCTGCTGAGGGGCAGGGATACCGCAGACTACATCAACACAGGCTCCTGGTCCAAAAAGGCTATTACCGAGGCCGGGCGTTTCTGTAATGTAAACATAGCTGCAACGGCTGAGGCAAGCAATTTCACTACAATACCGCCACGGCAGCAGTGGTCTCTCAACCCTGACGCTGCCTATGTCCACTACACACCCAACGAGACGATCGGCGGAGTTGAGTTTCACGGGATACCGGATGTTGGTAATGTTCCCCTTGTTGCCGATATGTCTTCGACCATCCTCTCACGGCCTGTTGATGTCTCCAGGTTTGGAGTGATCTATGCAGGGGCGCAGAAGAATATAGGTCCTGCCGGTCTGACCATTGTAATAGTACGGGATGACCTTTTGGGGGAAACCATTCCCGGCACACCCACAATGTTCAACTATGAGACACATGCTAAGGCTGGGTCCATGTATAACACGCCCCCCACATACAGCTGGTATATTGCCGGTCTGGTATTTGAGTGGATAAAGAAAAAGGGCGGAATCAAGGCAATAGCTGAGATCAACAAACGCAAGTCCGATAAACTCTATGCCTTCATTGACAACTCGGGCTTCTATAGCAACCCGGTTGCTCCGGACTACCGTTCATGGATGAATATACCATTTGTACTGGCCAAGCCTGAACTTGACGGCAAATTTCTTGAGTTGGCAAGGGATGCAGGGCTGGTAAACCTTAAAGGACACCGGTCCGTCGGGGGAATGCGCGCAAGCATATATAATGCAATGCCCGAAGAGGGTGTGGATGCGTTGATTGCATTCATGGCTGACTTCGAGAAGAAATACGCCTGA
- a CDS encoding tetratricopeptide repeat protein, which translates to MKRVVLCFVMIISLSLIMVPGILNAQPNGTYDHALYLYKEGKFKEAVKELRDYLQKRPEPSAYYLMGYALYELGRYQEARKYFDEAYLVDPEFRPEKIDFQRAKP; encoded by the coding sequence ATGAAAAGGGTTGTTTTATGTTTTGTTATGATAATCTCTTTGTCACTGATAATGGTTCCAGGTATTCTGAATGCCCAGCCAAACGGCACTTATGACCATGCGCTCTACCTGTATAAAGAGGGCAAATTCAAGGAAGCGGTTAAGGAACTGAGGGATTACCTGCAGAAAAGACCGGAACCATCAGCATATTACCTTATGGGATACGCCCTGTATGAGCTTGGCAGGTACCAGGAGGCAAGGAAGTATTTTGATGAGGCATACTTGGTGGACCCGGAGTTCAGACCTGAAAAGATAGATTTCCAGCGTGCAAAACCCTAA
- a CDS encoding ComF family protein encodes MWKLFNLIFPSTCPSCDRLTDGLKYAPFCTDCWQSLTHNPDTKRCRTCGIALPPDYSFKCITCIKERPHYKKIYVFGDYEGALKAAINLLKFEKVRRLSMPLGKLLAGLPLPPVDVILPVPLSKERLILRGFNQSHLLCRILSREFSLPLEPNILVKPRDIQPQSLLSRAKRLKNPRGAFSVISPGKKLLPRRVFIVDDVMTTGATINECARVLLRAGVQEVYGAVLARTKSE; translated from the coding sequence ATGTGGAAGCTCTTTAACCTGATCTTCCCTTCAACGTGTCCTTCCTGTGACAGACTCACAGACGGCTTGAAATACGCTCCCTTTTGCACTGACTGCTGGCAATCATTAACTCATAACCCTGATACAAAAAGATGTCGCACCTGTGGCATTGCGCTCCCTCCGGATTACTCCTTCAAGTGTATAACCTGCATAAAAGAGAGGCCTCACTACAAAAAAATATACGTCTTTGGGGACTATGAGGGAGCACTGAAGGCAGCAATCAATCTCCTGAAGTTTGAAAAGGTTCGAAGGCTCTCCATGCCGCTTGGTAAACTCCTTGCCGGTCTTCCGTTGCCGCCTGTGGATGTAATCCTGCCAGTCCCCCTGAGTAAGGAGAGGCTGATTCTGAGGGGCTTTAATCAGAGCCATCTCCTGTGCCGGATTCTCTCCAGGGAATTCTCGCTTCCCCTGGAGCCAAACATCCTCGTTAAGCCCAGAGACATACAGCCTCAGAGCCTCCTGTCAAGGGCAAAACGCCTGAAAAATCCAAGAGGTGCCTTCTCGGTCATCAGCCCCGGCAAAAAACTTCTGCCCCGCCGGGTCTTTATTGTTGACGATGTAATGACAACCGGTGCCACTATTAATGAATGCGCAAGGGTTCTCCTCCGTGCAGGCGTGCAAGAGGTCTATGGAGCTGTTCTTGCCCGGACAAAATCCGAATAA